One stretch of Paramormyrops kingsleyae isolate MSU_618 chromosome 4, PKINGS_0.4, whole genome shotgun sequence DNA includes these proteins:
- the arl8 gene encoding ADP-ribosylation factor-like 8 isoform X2 codes for MLLTSVEHKVIIVGLDNAGKTTILYQFLMNEVVHTSPTIGSNVEEIVVKNTHFLMWDIGGQESLRSSWNTYYSNTEFVILVVDSTDRERLAISKEELHRMLAHEDLRKAAVLIFANKQDVKDCMSAAEISRSLTLSSIKDHPWHIQSCCALTGEGLCQGLEWMTSRVGLR; via the exons ATGTTGCTAACAAGTGTAG AACACAAGGTGATCATCGTGGGCCTGGACAATGCTGGGAAGACCACCATACTGTACCAGTT CTTGATGAACGAGGTTGTTCACACGTCGCCCACGATAGGAAGCAACGTGGAGGAGATCGTGGTGAAGAACACCCACTTCCTGATGTGGGACATCGGAGGCCAGGAGTCTCTGAGGTCTTCCTGGAACACGTACTACTCCAACACTGAG TTCGTCATCCTGGTGGTAGACAGCACCGACAGGGAGCGCCTTGCCATCTCCAAGGAAGAGCTGCATAGGATGCTGGCCCATGAG GACCTCCGCAAAGCCGCCGTGCTGATCTTCGCCAACAAGCAGGACGTGAAGGACTGCATGAGCGCTGCTGAGATTTCCAGGTCCCTCACCCTCAGCTCCATCAAGGACCACCCCTGGCACATCCAGTCTTGCTGCGCGCTCACGGGAGAGGG GCTGTGCCAGGGTTTGGAGTGGATGACCTCCAGAGTTGGACTCAGATAA
- the arl8 gene encoding ADP-ribosylation factor-like 8 isoform X1, which yields MGVIFAKLWSFFCNQEHKVIIVGLDNAGKTTILYQFLMNEVVHTSPTIGSNVEEIVVKNTHFLMWDIGGQESLRSSWNTYYSNTEFVILVVDSTDRERLAISKEELHRMLAHEDLRKAAVLIFANKQDVKDCMSAAEISRSLTLSSIKDHPWHIQSCCALTGEGLCQGLEWMTSRVGLR from the exons ATGGGTGTTATATTTGCCAAACTCTGGAGTTTTTTCTGCAATCAAG AACACAAGGTGATCATCGTGGGCCTGGACAATGCTGGGAAGACCACCATACTGTACCAGTT CTTGATGAACGAGGTTGTTCACACGTCGCCCACGATAGGAAGCAACGTGGAGGAGATCGTGGTGAAGAACACCCACTTCCTGATGTGGGACATCGGAGGCCAGGAGTCTCTGAGGTCTTCCTGGAACACGTACTACTCCAACACTGAG TTCGTCATCCTGGTGGTAGACAGCACCGACAGGGAGCGCCTTGCCATCTCCAAGGAAGAGCTGCATAGGATGCTGGCCCATGAG GACCTCCGCAAAGCCGCCGTGCTGATCTTCGCCAACAAGCAGGACGTGAAGGACTGCATGAGCGCTGCTGAGATTTCCAGGTCCCTCACCCTCAGCTCCATCAAGGACCACCCCTGGCACATCCAGTCTTGCTGCGCGCTCACGGGAGAGGG GCTGTGCCAGGGTTTGGAGTGGATGACCTCCAGAGTTGGACTCAGATAA